A single window of Candoia aspera isolate rCanAsp1 chromosome 3, rCanAsp1.hap2, whole genome shotgun sequence DNA harbors:
- the CHST9 gene encoding carbohydrate sulfotransferase 9: MVRVARSACAERAARREELGLQPGEQLDFRSYSTKESEKPTKNWIVGRYFHKENKTLIESEDFKEPNLFLGTEDSLTTDFSEDPQKVLKQLQEVNLSSTMRPLSKFFVRENHWKTTDEIQERRRFFLHDFCKKHVNGSRTQTPLVHMVSRIYVEDKYKLLYCEVPKAGCSNWKRTLMVLGGLAKSATNISHDAVHYGDHLKKLDSYNLKEIHRRLKTYTKIIFVRDPMERLVSAFRDKFEHPNSYYHPVFGKAIIKKYRLSADREALITGSGVKFKEFIQYLLDPHRPLVMDTHWERINRLCYPCTINYNFIGKFETLEEDANYFLRLIDAPDELLFPHFKDRHSTDKRTNEEVVRQYLAEIPATERQKVYNFYYLDYLMFNYTVPYVES, from the coding sequence GATTTCAGAAGCTATTCTACAAAGGAATCTGAAAAGCCAACAAAAAATTGGATTGTAGGAAGATATTTCCACAAAGAGAATAAAACTTTGATTGAGAGTGAAGATTTTAAGGAGCCTAATCTTTTTTTAGGAACAGAAGATTCTTTGACcactgatttttctgaagaccCACAGAAGGTTCTTAAACAGCTCCAAGAAGTGAACTTATCATCCACCATGCGTCCTTTAAGTAAGTTCTTTGTTAGGGAGAATCACTGGAAAACTACTGATGAGATACAAGAGAGGCGGAGATTTTTTCTTCATGATTTCTGCAAAAAACATGTTAACGGAAGCAGAACCCAGACTCCTCTTGTGCACATGGTCTCTAGAATATATGTAGAAGATAAATACAAACTCTTGTATTGTGAAGTTCCTAAAGCAGGCTGTTCCAACTGGAAAAGGACTCTGATGGTACTCGGTGGCCTCGCAAAATCCGCTACTAATATTTCCCATGATGCTGTACATTACGGAGATCATCTGAAGAAACTAGATAGTTACAACTTAAAAGAGATACATAGGCGTTTAAAAACATAtaccaaaattatatttgtacgTGATCCAATGGAAAGATTAGTGTCTGCTTTTCGGGATAAGTTTGAACATCCAAACAGTTATTACCATCCTGTATTTGGGAAGGCAATTATTAAGAAATACAGACTCAGTGCAGATAGAGAAGCATTGATAACTGGCTCAGGAGTGAAATTTAAAGAGTTTATACAATATCTATTAGATCCCCATCGGCCATTAGTTATGGATACTCATTGGGAGCGGATCAACAGACTTTGTTATCCTTGCACTATCAATTATAATTTCATTGGCAAAtttgaaactctggaagaagatGCCAATTATTTTTTGAGACTAATAGATGCTCCAGATGAGCTGTTATTTCCTCATTTCAAAGACAGACACTCCACTGacaaaagaacaaatgaagaagTTGTAAGGCAGTACTTGGCAGAAATTCCTGCCACAGAAAGGCAGAAGGTTTACAACTTTTATTATCTGGattatttaatgtttaattataCTGTACCATATGTGGAATCCTAA